One genomic segment of Occultella kanbiaonis includes these proteins:
- a CDS encoding IclR family transcriptional regulator, whose protein sequence is MTEQSPMGSVDKALLVLTELSAAGPRGRSLAELAEAVSVSKSTLHRTLAALRYRHFVAQDPVSGSYRLGAAAIDLGATFIEGDNLPALLHPMLESIRDAFDELCQLGVLDGTDVVYVDKAEPAHAIRVWSAVGRRIAALTTALGRSLLAAGEVDRRVLGRLAPPARFTPEEVQRSWEAVVNARLDGYAVERGESEPGIGCVAVAILRARRPVAAVSVTMPLERLEHQIPELGRRLRRVVEAELPGSLTLPPTL, encoded by the coding sequence ATGACGGAGCAGTCCCCGATGGGCAGCGTCGACAAGGCGCTGCTGGTCCTGACCGAACTGTCCGCCGCGGGCCCGCGCGGTCGAAGCCTCGCCGAGCTGGCCGAGGCGGTGTCGGTATCGAAGTCCACCCTGCACCGCACCCTCGCAGCGCTGCGGTACCGGCACTTCGTGGCACAGGACCCAGTGAGCGGCTCGTACCGCCTCGGGGCAGCCGCGATCGACCTCGGCGCCACGTTCATCGAGGGCGACAACCTTCCGGCGCTGCTGCACCCGATGCTCGAGAGCATCCGCGACGCCTTCGACGAGCTGTGCCAGCTCGGGGTGCTCGACGGGACCGACGTGGTGTACGTGGACAAGGCGGAGCCGGCGCACGCGATCCGGGTGTGGAGTGCCGTCGGGCGACGGATCGCGGCACTGACCACCGCCCTCGGCCGTTCCCTGCTCGCCGCGGGTGAGGTGGACCGTCGCGTCCTCGGGCGGCTCGCGCCGCCGGCCCGGTTCACGCCGGAGGAGGTGCAGCGGTCCTGGGAGGCGGTGGTGAACGCTCGGCTCGACGGCTACGCGGTGGAGCGGGGGGAGTCCGAGCCCGGCATCGGTTGCGTGGCGGTCGCGATCCTGCGGGCCCGCCGACCTGTGGCCGCGGTGAGCGTGACGATGCCGCTCGAGCGGCTCGAGCACCAGATCCCCGAGCTCGGCCGTCGGCTCCGCCGGGTGGTCGAGGCCGAGCTGCCCGGCTCGCTCACGCTGCCGCCGACGTTGTAG
- a CDS encoding DUF6912 family protein: MRIFLPATSADLDNPDGVGARRGHALTAVWRAAIGDEDPETGEFATLLVAADESVQRIGSTGATPLRVVIAADVPDAQVHAPDQEAPPSGVLVDDVPWSAVVSIHVDDPDDGEVRDLVARAAAGDEAALTGTGDVGLLWYDVTERGQLREQLRS, from the coding sequence ATGCGCATCTTCCTGCCCGCCACGTCGGCCGACCTCGACAACCCCGACGGCGTGGGCGCGCGTCGGGGGCACGCCCTCACTGCCGTGTGGCGGGCCGCGATAGGCGACGAGGACCCTGAGACCGGCGAGTTCGCGACCCTGCTGGTCGCCGCCGACGAGAGCGTGCAGCGGATCGGCTCCACCGGCGCCACGCCGCTGCGGGTGGTGATCGCCGCCGACGTACCCGACGCCCAGGTGCACGCACCGGACCAGGAGGCTCCGCCGTCGGGCGTGCTTGTCGACGACGTACCGTGGTCGGCGGTGGTGAGCATCCATGTGGACGACCCGGACGACGGCGAGGTCCGGGACCTGGTCGCCCGGGCGGCCGCGGGCGACGAGGCGGCGCTCACCGGGACCGGCGACGTCGGCCTGCTTTGGTACGACGTCACCGAGCGCGGGCAGTTGCGCGAGCAGTTGCGGTCCTGA
- a CDS encoding phosphodiester glycosidase family protein produces MPLPTRRLIAALAGAGLLLTGLVAPATAGPTPVALVRPGDDNGLGLDADGSVLHEVSTRPIAPGLDLTSFQRLEDQGWTTGNILVADLTEPTLSMQVLDSGTTTTPATVLDQVAGTGAVAAVNGNHFDMNYTNVPIFTTITGGEVINGYAQPYPAFTMTDGVAAIEYLSAAGALTVGDATHDLAGLNRATVPVNGIGAYNERWGDASLDRPAGVPGETDVATAVVRDGVVSAVADGTGTAGVPAGAQVLLGRGTGAATLRTLEVGQAVEISISPSSDVDLGIGGNVPLVLDGELAEFPDEAVAARTVLGLTEDGSELIVATVDGRGATARGLTRIEMAELMIDLGAYNAVNIDGGGSTTMVARPAGGTEVELVNTPSDGSQRVVANSLAFFSSADTERLSDVAVRPALADPDAHNIIPGLTRTVEGVGLSDQLAGVPAPGVTTVSSPGGAPSGRDANAVITERQRTGAVLTGVTPGPVTVTHRATRITGTTEFTVLGPLDHVTASRQQVALDAAGDAATISLDAHDGDGFTAPVETADVEASVTEGFTVAPSGRDTFTVTATTESGSALVTFEVAGAIVQVPVTVGLTTAPVTDLADGASWRFAQDRASGTLTTTTGPDGQHALRLQHDFTTSTATRGSYAVAPAPIVIDGQPQAITMAIDGDGTGVWPRLQVRDGDGVVRQLDGPLVTWEGWREVTFTVPVGAPFPLTLERVRLMETRSAASYHGDISFADIGAVVAPDVAQPEAAPVHDPVIVTDGTVTGYSQQIAVMSDAQFVGRNPESDIVAAARRTLAEIVAADPDLLIINGDLVDEGAPIDFDLARRVLTEEVGDAVPWLYVPGNHEIMGGSIGEFEAAFGPAQQVTDLDGTRIITLDTSAGSLRAGGLDQIRMLEDALDAAASDPAVTGVVVFFHHPTEDPLPGDASQISDRYEAAAVDALLAEFRATSGRSIAVINSHVGAFHARSFDGVSNVINGNSGKSPASTPADGGFTGWTLLGIDPAAGVVGANPEPVTSRLAWLRAEVRARVDSLALEMPTEMTVGEVGVVAGTVTQDEGREVPVAWPMSADWSGEGVSISDGTGTVLEPAAQVLRLNPATGEVTAVAPGTATVVLTVNGVSQEVVVTVG; encoded by the coding sequence GTGCCCCTGCCCACTCGACGACTCATCGCCGCGCTCGCGGGCGCAGGCCTGCTCCTCACCGGGCTCGTCGCGCCCGCGACCGCCGGCCCCACTCCGGTCGCGCTGGTGCGTCCGGGCGACGACAACGGCCTCGGCCTCGATGCCGACGGGTCCGTGCTGCACGAGGTCTCGACCCGGCCGATCGCGCCCGGACTGGATCTGACCAGCTTCCAGCGGCTGGAGGACCAGGGCTGGACCACCGGCAACATCCTCGTCGCGGACCTCACCGAGCCGACCTTGAGCATGCAGGTCCTTGACTCGGGCACCACGACCACTCCCGCGACCGTGCTGGACCAGGTGGCCGGCACCGGCGCCGTCGCCGCCGTGAACGGCAACCACTTCGACATGAACTACACGAACGTCCCGATCTTCACCACGATCACCGGCGGCGAGGTGATCAACGGCTACGCCCAGCCGTACCCGGCGTTCACGATGACCGACGGCGTCGCCGCCATCGAGTACCTGTCCGCCGCCGGCGCGCTCACTGTGGGCGACGCGACGCACGACCTCGCCGGCCTGAACCGGGCGACGGTCCCCGTGAACGGCATCGGCGCCTACAACGAGCGGTGGGGCGACGCCTCGCTGGACCGGCCGGCCGGCGTGCCCGGCGAGACCGACGTCGCGACCGCCGTCGTGCGGGACGGTGTGGTGAGCGCGGTCGCGGACGGGACCGGCACTGCGGGCGTGCCCGCCGGCGCCCAGGTACTGCTCGGGCGCGGCACCGGGGCGGCCACGCTTCGGACCCTCGAGGTCGGTCAGGCCGTCGAGATCAGCATCAGCCCGAGCTCCGACGTCGACCTCGGCATCGGCGGCAACGTGCCGCTCGTGCTCGACGGCGAACTCGCCGAGTTCCCGGACGAGGCCGTCGCGGCCCGCACCGTGCTCGGCCTCACCGAGGACGGCAGCGAGCTCATCGTCGCGACCGTCGACGGTCGCGGCGCCACCGCGCGTGGGCTCACCCGGATCGAGATGGCGGAGCTGATGATCGACCTCGGGGCGTACAACGCCGTGAACATCGACGGCGGCGGCTCCACCACCATGGTGGCCCGGCCCGCCGGCGGCACCGAGGTCGAGCTCGTGAACACGCCCTCGGACGGCTCCCAGCGTGTGGTCGCGAACTCCCTCGCGTTCTTCTCCTCGGCCGACACCGAGCGGCTCTCCGACGTGGCCGTGCGTCCGGCACTGGCCGACCCCGACGCCCACAACATCATCCCGGGACTGACCCGGACGGTCGAGGGCGTCGGGCTGTCCGACCAGCTCGCCGGCGTGCCGGCACCCGGCGTGACGACCGTCAGCTCGCCGGGGGGAGCGCCGAGCGGACGCGACGCGAACGCCGTCATCACCGAGCGGCAGCGGACCGGGGCCGTGCTGACCGGCGTCACGCCCGGGCCGGTCACCGTCACCCACCGGGCCACCCGGATCACCGGCACCACCGAGTTCACCGTGCTCGGGCCGCTCGACCACGTCACCGCCTCGCGCCAGCAGGTCGCACTGGACGCGGCCGGCGACGCCGCGACCATCTCGCTGGACGCCCACGACGGCGACGGGTTCACCGCGCCGGTCGAGACGGCGGACGTCGAGGCGAGCGTCACCGAGGGCTTCACGGTGGCGCCGAGCGGCCGGGACACCTTCACGGTCACCGCCACCACGGAGTCCGGCTCGGCACTGGTGACGTTCGAGGTGGCCGGCGCGATCGTGCAGGTGCCCGTGACGGTCGGGCTCACGACGGCACCGGTCACCGACCTCGCCGACGGAGCGTCCTGGCGCTTCGCCCAGGACCGGGCGTCCGGGACGCTCACGACCACCACCGGGCCCGACGGCCAGCACGCGCTGCGCCTGCAGCACGACTTCACCACCTCGACGGCGACCCGCGGCTCCTACGCGGTGGCGCCGGCCCCGATCGTGATCGACGGTCAGCCGCAGGCCATCACGATGGCCATCGACGGTGACGGCACCGGTGTGTGGCCACGGCTGCAGGTGCGCGACGGCGACGGCGTCGTCCGGCAGCTCGACGGGCCGCTGGTCACGTGGGAGGGCTGGCGGGAGGTCACGTTCACGGTGCCCGTCGGCGCCCCGTTCCCGCTCACCCTGGAGCGGGTGCGGCTGATGGAGACCCGGTCCGCGGCGAGCTACCACGGGGACATCTCGTTCGCGGACATCGGTGCCGTCGTCGCCCCTGACGTGGCGCAGCCCGAGGCCGCCCCGGTGCACGACCCGGTGATCGTCACCGACGGGACCGTGACCGGGTACTCGCAGCAGATCGCCGTGATGTCCGACGCGCAGTTCGTCGGCAGGAACCCGGAATCGGACATCGTGGCCGCCGCCCGGCGCACCCTCGCCGAGATCGTGGCCGCGGACCCGGATCTGCTCATCATCAACGGCGACCTGGTCGACGAGGGCGCACCGATCGACTTCGACCTCGCCCGGCGGGTGCTCACCGAGGAGGTGGGCGACGCCGTCCCGTGGCTCTACGTACCCGGCAACCACGAGATCATGGGTGGCTCCATCGGCGAGTTCGAGGCCGCGTTCGGTCCGGCCCAGCAGGTCACCGACCTCGACGGCACCAGGATCATCACCCTGGACACCTCCGCCGGGTCGCTGCGGGCCGGTGGGCTCGACCAGATCCGGATGCTCGAGGACGCCCTGGACGCGGCTGCCTCCGACCCGGCGGTGACCGGCGTGGTGGTGTTCTTCCACCACCCGACCGAGGACCCGCTGCCCGGGGACGCCTCACAGATCTCCGACCGGTACGAGGCCGCCGCCGTGGATGCACTCCTCGCGGAGTTCCGAGCCACAAGCGGACGCTCGATCGCCGTGATCAACTCCCACGTCGGCGCGTTCCACGCCCGCAGCTTCGATGGCGTGTCCAACGTGATCAACGGCAACTCCGGCAAGTCCCCGGCCTCGACGCCGGCGGACGGTGGGTTCACCGGGTGGACGCTGCTCGGGATCGACCCCGCCGCGGGCGTGGTCGGGGCGAACCCGGAGCCGGTCACCAGCCGGCTCGCCTGGCTGCGCGCGGAGGTGCGGGCCCGCGTCGACTCGCTCGCCCTCGAGATGCCGACCGAGATGACGGTGGGGGAGGTCGGCGTGGTGGCCGGGACCGTCACCCAGGACGAGGGCCGCGAGGTGCCGGTGGCGTGGCCGATGAGCGCGGACTGGTCCGGCGAGGGCGTGAGCATCTCCGACGGGACCGGGACGGTCCTGGAGCCCGCGGCGCAGGTGCTCCGGCTCAACCCGGCGACCGGTGAGGTCACCGCCGTGGCTCCCGGCACGGCGACCGTGGTGCTGACCGTGAACGGGGTCAGCCAGGAGGTGGTCGTGACCGTCGGCTAG
- a CDS encoding FitA-like ribbon-helix-helix domain-containing protein — translation MTIRNLDDELVDALKKRAGEHGRSMEAEARRILADAVVADALTVGLGSRIRGRFAGLGEVTAERPGDRPREVELDA, via the coding sequence GTGACCATCAGGAACCTGGACGACGAACTGGTCGATGCACTCAAGAAGCGCGCCGGCGAGCACGGGCGTTCCATGGAGGCCGAGGCACGTCGGATCTTGGCCGATGCGGTCGTTGCCGATGCACTCACGGTCGGGCTGGGATCGCGGATCCGCGGACGGTTCGCCGGATTGGGCGAAGTGACGGCGGAGCGCCCCGGTGATCGTCCGCGCGAGGTCGAGCTCGACGCGTGA
- the hisN gene encoding histidinol-phosphatase, with protein MSSDSAAQAPRRPRYDDDLRLAHVIADQVDAQTTARFKAQDLHVETKPDTTPVTDADRTAEEIVRAQLSRTRPRDSVLGEEFGVTGHGARQWVIDPIDGTKNFVRGVPVWATLIALVDEGQPVLGVVSAPALNRRWWAANGSGAWTGRSLSAATRISVSSVTRLEDASLSYSSLAGWEEADLLDEFLSLEASLWRSRAYGDFWSYMLVAEGAVDIACEPDLEVYDMAALVPIVTEAGGRFTSLEGVDGPFGGNAVATNGHLHDGVLAGLRRH; from the coding sequence ATGAGCAGCGATAGTGCAGCCCAGGCCCCTCGACGGCCTCGCTACGACGACGACCTCCGCCTCGCCCACGTGATCGCGGATCAGGTCGACGCCCAGACGACGGCCCGGTTCAAGGCGCAGGACCTGCACGTGGAGACGAAGCCGGACACCACCCCGGTCACCGACGCGGACCGCACCGCCGAGGAGATCGTGCGCGCCCAGCTCTCCCGGACCCGCCCCCGCGACTCGGTGCTCGGCGAGGAGTTCGGGGTCACCGGCCACGGCGCCCGCCAGTGGGTGATCGACCCGATCGACGGCACGAAGAACTTCGTCCGCGGCGTGCCCGTCTGGGCGACACTCATCGCACTGGTGGACGAGGGCCAGCCGGTCCTCGGCGTGGTCAGCGCACCGGCGCTGAACCGGCGCTGGTGGGCGGCCAACGGGTCCGGGGCGTGGACCGGCCGATCGCTGTCCGCGGCCACCCGGATCTCGGTGTCCTCCGTGACCCGCCTGGAGGACGCCTCACTGTCCTACTCGAGCCTCGCGGGCTGGGAGGAGGCGGACCTGCTGGACGAGTTCCTGTCCCTGGAGGCCAGCCTCTGGCGCAGCCGCGCGTACGGCGACTTCTGGTCGTACATGCTGGTGGCCGAGGGGGCCGTGGACATCGCGTGCGAGCCGGACCTCGAGGTCTACGACATGGCGGCCCTGGTCCCGATCGTGACCGAGGCCGGCGGCCGGTTCACCTCCCTGGAGGGAGTGGATGGTCCGTTCGGAGGCAACGCGGTCGCCACCAACGGCCACCTGCATGACGGCGTGCTGGCGGGCCTGCGGCGCCACTGA
- a CDS encoding type II toxin-antitoxin system VapC family toxin, which yields MIVLDTNVISELTRSAPDRAVVGWLDGLDPSQAYLTAVTTAELLDGVERMPAGRRRTAIAGAVADLIGLDFAGRILPFDVAASDRYAVVLAARRSIGRPIGMADAMIAAISLEAGATLATRNVRDFEGVSLPLVNPWTATGNG from the coding sequence GTGATCGTCCTCGACACGAACGTCATCTCGGAGTTGACCCGGTCAGCGCCGGACCGTGCGGTAGTCGGATGGTTGGATGGTCTGGACCCTTCCCAGGCGTACCTGACCGCGGTGACCACGGCCGAACTCCTGGATGGAGTGGAACGTATGCCGGCCGGGCGGCGTCGAACCGCAATCGCCGGAGCCGTCGCGGACCTGATCGGCCTGGACTTCGCCGGCCGCATACTGCCGTTCGACGTGGCAGCCTCAGACCGGTATGCGGTCGTCCTTGCGGCTCGCCGCTCGATCGGCCGGCCGATCGGCATGGCGGACGCCATGATCGCGGCGATCAGCCTGGAAGCAGGGGCGACGTTGGCGACCCGCAACGTGCGTGACTTCGAGGGCGTCTCCCTACCCCTGGTGAACCCGTGGACTGCCACCGGGAACGGTTGA
- a CDS encoding VOC family protein, which produces MITGIHTLVYSDDPEATRAFFRDVVGWGFIETSPGWLIFASGPSEGGVHPRTWPGQTEPTAQRHELSLMCDDLDATMADLAARGATFAGDVDERPYGRCAMLDVPGLEPVLLYEPTYAPAWTSRS; this is translated from the coding sequence ATGATCACGGGAATCCACACCCTTGTCTACAGCGATGATCCCGAGGCCACCCGCGCGTTCTTCCGGGACGTCGTCGGATGGGGCTTCATCGAGACGTCCCCCGGCTGGCTCATCTTCGCCAGCGGCCCGAGCGAGGGTGGCGTCCATCCGCGCACCTGGCCCGGGCAGACCGAGCCCACCGCCCAGCGCCATGAACTCTCGCTCATGTGCGACGACCTGGACGCGACGATGGCCGACCTCGCCGCCCGCGGCGCGACCTTCGCGGGCGACGTCGACGAACGCCCCTACGGTCGCTGTGCGATGCTCGACGTCCCCGGCCTGGAGCCGGTGCTGCTCTACGAGCCGACGTACGCGCCCGCCTGGACGTCCCGGTCCTGA